A region of Natribaculum luteum DNA encodes the following proteins:
- a CDS encoding SPW repeat domain-containing protein, whose translation MSDSNSHDTTDTAETHTGTETEARTEPERSPRDESTQIASEERRRKTSIVSGIVSVIGAWVAISVLIYQVPQAALWNNVVVGAVVFLAAGYNYYRLYNDVPLSVGVASLVTLLGIWLIVAAAILAMAGGLFWSTAVSGLLIAVLAGYNAYEAREARTVATEREARTS comes from the coding sequence ATGAGTGATTCGAACAGTCACGACACCACCGATACCGCCGAGACGCACACGGGGACCGAAACGGAGGCCAGAACCGAGCCCGAGCGCAGCCCTCGAGACGAGTCGACACAGATCGCGAGCGAGGAGCGCCGGCGCAAGACGTCGATCGTCAGCGGCATCGTCTCCGTGATCGGGGCGTGGGTCGCCATCTCCGTGCTCATATATCAGGTCCCGCAGGCTGCGCTGTGGAACAACGTCGTGGTCGGCGCAGTCGTCTTCCTCGCGGCCGGCTACAACTACTACCGGCTGTACAACGACGTCCCGCTGTCCGTCGGCGTCGCGTCGCTCGTGACGCTTTTGGGCATCTGGCTGATCGTCGCGGCCGCCATCCTCGCGATGGCCGGCGGGCTCTTCTGGAGTACCGCCGTCTCGGGGCTGCTCATCGCTGTCCTCGCAGGCTACAACGCCTACGAGGCCCGCGAGGCGCGCACGGTCGCGACCGAGCGAGAAGCGCGGACGTCCTGA
- a CDS encoding AAA domain-containing protein — MNVRGTVADEVEVRTVTTSYGESDLAEVPVRLADGSDDGPASADEDVTTVTCWGKWTESATLLEPGMDLLVTNAEVDEYRGETQYATTGDSYVVVEPDYLVNVTDVRNWVECPRLYYLNKLSGVPLNYPVVKGTLVHEVFGDLLRGRDLEAAIDERIDERGLELGLLGESPESVAEDVRQNAAAIEGWLEQGRLPEAEDGSAPNVDLEGAFAPGASNWRSEQMLISETFGIKGRADAVRRGAPVELKTGKNLRKEPRFKDKVQAACYALLLEEHGDPVDTGTLLYTKNSALDRDEETGDLTPAKEFSMGDGLLKYVLRLRNEIAAMESKGTVPTGHEADAKCEYCFERDTCMVVSGRLDQESKAGAIGQSIPADELEYFERFYRAIEEERHEVHREYAKLWEQDAQERADDDRALIDLEFLGKRELEGGRWELRARRKTAATSKLREGDLVLASDGHPVRGDAELARIERLEREIVLTADEPVEVTRLDVYPSELTTDRLLVALHDALLKGDDRRKDVLFGRADPEFEPIEETFIDNNDAQDEAVRKAVGADDVALIHGPPGTGKTYTIARAVRAMVERGERVLLSAFTNRAVDNVLEALLEQGFDDFVRIGTESGVRADMQPYRLERAGDPDERLAELEGAQVVAATTATCGSRVMKEQSFDVALVDEAAQLTQPGTYAAINLADRFVLVGDHEQLPPVVRAENDLSESLFERLVDCHPEAGVMLDRQYRMNQRIQAFASREFYDGQLRPATPTVAARTLDDLEGVSRDALPEYLRDPVTFVDVPGDGSQYTDAEEAETVAGLIETYEAAGLDRSEIGVIAPFRAQVSEIGRHVPDDVAVDTVDRFQGSSEEVIVVSFVASGDLEGPIFEDYRRINVALTRPKRALVLVGDASALEGDSVYRRMLEWARR, encoded by the coding sequence GTGAACGTACGCGGAACCGTCGCCGACGAGGTCGAGGTGCGAACCGTTACGACGAGTTACGGCGAGAGCGACCTCGCCGAGGTCCCGGTGCGTCTCGCCGACGGCTCAGACGACGGCCCGGCGAGTGCCGACGAGGACGTGACGACGGTGACGTGCTGGGGGAAGTGGACCGAGTCGGCCACTCTCCTCGAGCCGGGGATGGACCTGCTGGTGACGAACGCCGAGGTCGACGAGTACCGCGGCGAGACCCAGTACGCGACGACCGGCGACTCCTACGTCGTCGTCGAGCCCGACTACCTCGTCAACGTCACCGACGTCAGAAACTGGGTCGAGTGTCCCCGGCTGTACTACCTGAACAAACTCTCGGGCGTCCCGCTGAACTACCCCGTCGTGAAAGGGACCCTCGTCCACGAGGTGTTCGGTGATCTGCTGCGAGGGCGAGATCTCGAGGCGGCGATCGACGAACGGATCGACGAGCGCGGGCTCGAACTCGGGCTGCTCGGCGAGTCTCCCGAGAGCGTCGCCGAGGACGTCAGGCAGAACGCCGCCGCGATCGAGGGCTGGCTCGAGCAGGGTCGACTCCCCGAGGCTGAGGACGGTTCGGCTCCCAACGTCGACCTGGAGGGGGCGTTCGCACCCGGAGCGAGCAACTGGCGGTCGGAGCAGATGCTCATCAGCGAGACGTTCGGGATCAAAGGCCGGGCCGACGCGGTCCGGCGCGGCGCGCCGGTCGAACTCAAGACCGGCAAGAACCTCCGCAAGGAACCCCGCTTCAAAGACAAGGTTCAGGCCGCCTGTTACGCCCTCCTGCTCGAGGAACACGGTGATCCCGTCGATACGGGGACGCTACTCTACACGAAAAACTCCGCGCTCGACCGCGACGAGGAGACCGGCGACCTCACCCCCGCAAAGGAGTTCTCGATGGGCGACGGACTGCTGAAGTACGTCCTCCGCCTGCGAAACGAGATCGCTGCGATGGAGTCGAAGGGGACGGTGCCGACCGGCCACGAGGCCGACGCGAAGTGCGAGTACTGCTTCGAACGTGACACCTGCATGGTCGTCTCGGGTCGACTCGACCAGGAGTCGAAAGCCGGCGCGATCGGCCAGTCGATCCCCGCGGACGAACTCGAGTACTTCGAGCGGTTCTACCGCGCCATCGAGGAGGAACGCCACGAGGTCCACCGCGAGTACGCCAAGCTCTGGGAGCAAGACGCCCAGGAGCGAGCCGACGACGACCGGGCACTGATCGACCTCGAGTTCCTCGGCAAGCGCGAACTCGAGGGCGGGCGCTGGGAGTTGCGCGCCAGACGGAAGACGGCGGCGACCTCCAAGCTTCGGGAGGGGGATCTGGTGCTGGCAAGCGACGGCCACCCGGTTCGAGGGGACGCCGAACTCGCCCGGATCGAGCGGCTCGAAAGAGAGATCGTCCTCACCGCCGACGAGCCGGTCGAGGTGACTCGCCTCGACGTCTACCCCTCCGAACTCACCACCGATCGGCTGCTGGTCGCGCTCCACGACGCGCTCCTCAAGGGCGACGACCGCCGCAAGGACGTGCTGTTCGGCCGCGCCGATCCCGAGTTCGAACCGATCGAGGAGACGTTTATCGACAACAACGACGCCCAGGACGAGGCCGTCCGAAAGGCCGTCGGCGCAGACGACGTCGCGCTGATCCACGGCCCGCCGGGGACGGGCAAGACCTACACCATCGCCCGCGCCGTCCGCGCGATGGTCGAGCGCGGCGAGCGCGTTCTGCTCTCTGCCTTTACGAATCGGGCTGTCGACAACGTCCTGGAGGCGCTGCTCGAGCAGGGATTCGACGACTTCGTCCGGATCGGCACCGAGAGCGGTGTCCGGGCGGACATGCAGCCCTACCGGCTCGAGCGAGCGGGCGACCCCGACGAGCGACTCGCCGAACTCGAGGGAGCGCAGGTGGTCGCGGCGACGACGGCGACCTGCGGTTCGCGGGTGATGAAAGAGCAGTCGTTCGACGTCGCACTCGTCGACGAGGCCGCACAGCTGACACAGCCGGGAACCTACGCCGCGATCAACCTGGCCGACCGGTTCGTCCTCGTCGGCGACCACGAGCAGTTGCCGCCGGTCGTCCGTGCCGAGAACGACCTCTCGGAGTCGCTGTTCGAACGGCTCGTCGACTGCCACCCCGAGGCGGGCGTCATGCTGGATCGCCAGTACCGGATGAACCAGCGCATCCAGGCGTTCGCCTCGAGGGAGTTCTACGACGGACAACTTCGGCCGGCCACGCCGACCGTCGCGGCTCGAACCCTCGACGACCTCGAGGGCGTCTCGCGGGACGCGCTCCCCGAGTACCTGCGAGATCCGGTTACCTTCGTCGACGTCCCCGGCGACGGCAGTCAGTATACAGACGCCGAGGAGGCCGAGACGGTCGCCGGCCTGATCGAGACCTACGAGGCCGCGGGGCTCGATCGCTCCGAAATCGGCGTCATCGCGCCCTTCCGCGCGCAGGTCTCGGAGATCGGCCGCCACGTCCCCGACGACGTCGCCGTCGACACCGTCGACCGGTTCCAGGGCTCGAGCGAGGAGGTCATCGTCGTCTCGTTCGTCGCCAGCGGCGACCTCGAGGGGCCGATCTTCGAGGACTACCGGCGGATCAACGTCGCGCTCACCCGGCCGAAGCGGGCGCTCGTGCTCGTCGGCGACGCGAGCGCGCTCGAGGGAGATTCCGTCTATCGGCGGATGCTCGAGTGGGCGCGGCGGTAG
- a CDS encoding TrmB family transcriptional regulator encodes MTDLGELGLSSYEEKVYRTLLVTGAATATNVSDASGVPKGRIYDVLNSLEARQLIRTQATDPTRYVAEQPDTVVDRLLAERTVELQQELARYREVANSVRSNLLPTVPADGSVWLGALGSEEMQTALQEHMRTATDSVHATVGPPYESAPWETLKQEVDAFFDGAPLDISVALLVSEQVVETVPETLFEVAEEHAAEVRINVLPEIPVSFDVIDQTVTTIDIPHPQMAADRIGVVAVNDSDIVAEFERQFQELWVEAVPLLE; translated from the coding sequence ATGACTGACCTCGGCGAACTTGGGCTCTCGAGCTACGAAGAAAAGGTCTATCGCACGCTACTGGTGACTGGTGCAGCGACAGCAACTAACGTGTCCGATGCCAGTGGCGTGCCCAAAGGCCGTATTTACGATGTCCTCAACAGCCTCGAAGCCCGGCAACTCATTCGAACGCAAGCGACTGATCCAACTCGATACGTCGCAGAACAGCCCGATACCGTGGTTGACAGGCTTCTCGCTGAACGCACTGTTGAACTACAGCAGGAATTGGCCCGGTATCGTGAAGTAGCCAACTCCGTCCGTTCGAATCTCCTTCCAACGGTGCCGGCTGACGGGAGCGTCTGGCTTGGAGCACTCGGCAGTGAGGAGATGCAAACGGCTCTCCAAGAGCATATGCGGACGGCAACAGATTCAGTTCACGCCACGGTTGGGCCGCCTTACGAGTCTGCCCCGTGGGAAACACTCAAACAGGAGGTTGATGCGTTTTTTGATGGAGCACCGCTGGATATCTCTGTGGCGTTGCTCGTCAGCGAGCAAGTTGTTGAAACGGTCCCCGAGACGCTCTTCGAAGTGGCAGAGGAACACGCGGCAGAGGTACGAATCAACGTTCTTCCAGAGATTCCAGTATCCTTTGACGTGATCGACCAGACAGTAACAACGATTGACATCCCGCATCCACAGATGGCCGCAGACCGTATCGGCGTAGTCGCGGTGAACGACAGCGACATCGTCGCCGAATTCGAACGCCAGTTTCAGGAGCTTTGGGTCGAAGCCGTACCTCTTCTCGAATAG
- a CDS encoding DMT family transporter, which produces MNPYVLLAGAIMSELIGTTALKLSDGFSNPIPSLGVVVGYGFAFYLVSLTLEDLPIGVVYGTWAALGIAGVAAIGVVVFDETLDLAGAVGILLILVGVYCVNILSEMSAH; this is translated from the coding sequence ATGAATCCGTACGTGTTGCTCGCCGGCGCAATCATGTCCGAGCTTATCGGAACGACCGCCCTCAAACTCTCGGATGGCTTCTCAAACCCGATACCAAGTCTCGGTGTGGTTGTCGGATACGGGTTCGCTTTCTATCTGGTTTCGTTAACCTTGGAAGACCTACCAATTGGAGTTGTGTATGGGACGTGGGCTGCTCTTGGTATCGCCGGTGTCGCAGCCATCGGCGTCGTCGTCTTCGATGAAACTCTTGACCTGGCTGGTGCCGTCGGTATCCTCCTGATCCTCGTCGGCGTGTACTGTGTAAATATCCTCTCCGAGATGTCTGCTCACTAG
- a CDS encoding phosphatase PAP2 family protein: MRLVDESAAIREAFPEAYADLVVFVTDLGGTTILMFLLATGYWLTRRRETALVISYAIAGVGLIVALKAALGMPRPPEEYFLVASEGDGYGFPSGHAFAATVVYGGLVSAFGRTRDRWAVAGATTLIVLVALSRVVLGVHYLGDVIAGVVLGVVFLLGMNRVTGGDPRRGFAAALALSLPALVVVGATEDTLIALGGSIGGLLASSRIDDLPALRSRLEGAVLSVGGVAFVAAVKGLEAVVAGLAPALVGLYAVLLAGILLAPGAVDRLAVGPLEATES; the protein is encoded by the coding sequence ATGCGACTCGTCGACGAGAGCGCGGCGATCAGAGAGGCCTTCCCGGAAGCGTACGCCGACCTCGTGGTTTTCGTCACCGACCTCGGCGGAACGACGATTCTCATGTTCCTCCTCGCGACGGGCTACTGGCTGACGCGACGGCGGGAGACGGCGCTCGTGATCAGCTACGCGATCGCCGGCGTCGGACTGATCGTCGCGCTGAAGGCGGCACTCGGGATGCCACGCCCGCCCGAGGAGTACTTCCTCGTGGCGTCCGAGGGCGACGGCTACGGCTTCCCGAGCGGCCACGCCTTCGCCGCTACCGTCGTCTACGGCGGGCTGGTCTCGGCGTTCGGCCGCACGCGGGACCGGTGGGCCGTCGCAGGGGCGACGACCCTGATCGTCCTCGTTGCCCTGTCGCGGGTCGTCCTCGGCGTCCACTACCTCGGCGACGTGATCGCCGGGGTCGTCCTCGGCGTCGTCTTCCTGCTCGGGATGAACCGCGTCACGGGCGGGGATCCACGGCGCGGCTTCGCTGCCGCCCTCGCGCTGTCGCTCCCGGCGCTCGTCGTCGTCGGCGCGACCGAAGACACGCTGATCGCGCTCGGAGGCTCGATCGGCGGCCTGCTCGCCTCGAGTCGGATCGACGACCTGCCCGCCCTCCGCTCGCGACTCGAGGGCGCGGTCCTCTCGGTCGGCGGCGTGGCGTTCGTCGCCGCGGTGAAGGGACTCGAGGCCGTCGTCGCCGGACTGGCACCCGCACTCGTCGGCCTCTACGCGGTGTTGCTGGCCGGCATCTTGCTCGCGCCGGGGGCAGTCGATCGCCTCGCAGTCGGGCCACTCGAGGCGACCGAGTCGTAG
- a CDS encoding NAD-binding protein gives MFDRVRQRRPSVRVAVWLVVAIALTSIATGVVAIVTEPALRAAGVWGTVQSIVEFSGTVVGFALLVTAWGMRRGYRVAYVAAVVLVALEGVHGVAQSRLLSIPLVVLSIGGLVVLVLTSRRFTRSVSLESTQLGALLATVGVLCYGTAGSYALRGEFDGVESIVDAVYFTFVTASTVGYGDVHAADDGARLFAISLAVLGPATVAVAAGSLVGPELDARLSRTGRRMAARERSRREERVVVLGYDGATDPVLAELIDRAPVVVVTDDETQATRLENADVAVHRGDPTDEATLRDLDLADAAAVVAATGDEARTLYAVVAARDVEPEAYVVALAADGNVDALERVGADVAIDPWELLGTATVDAALGADDE, from the coding sequence ATGTTCGACCGCGTTCGCCAGCGCCGACCCAGTGTCCGGGTTGCCGTCTGGCTCGTCGTCGCCATCGCGCTCACGTCGATCGCGACCGGCGTCGTCGCCATCGTCACCGAACCCGCGCTCAGGGCGGCCGGCGTCTGGGGGACAGTCCAGTCGATCGTGGAGTTCAGCGGCACCGTCGTCGGCTTCGCCCTGCTGGTGACGGCCTGGGGAATGCGACGGGGCTACCGAGTCGCCTACGTCGCCGCCGTCGTCCTCGTCGCCCTCGAGGGCGTCCACGGCGTCGCCCAGTCGCGACTCCTGTCGATTCCGCTCGTGGTCCTCTCGATCGGCGGCCTCGTCGTCCTCGTGCTCACGAGTCGGCGATTCACCCGCTCGGTCTCGCTCGAGTCGACGCAACTCGGCGCGTTGCTCGCCACCGTCGGCGTCCTCTGTTACGGTACCGCGGGGTCGTACGCGCTCCGCGGCGAGTTCGACGGCGTCGAATCGATCGTCGACGCGGTGTACTTCACGTTCGTCACCGCCAGCACGGTCGGCTACGGCGACGTCCACGCCGCGGACGACGGTGCGCGGCTGTTCGCCATCTCGCTGGCCGTCCTCGGGCCGGCCACCGTCGCCGTCGCCGCCGGCAGCCTGGTCGGCCCCGAACTCGATGCCCGCCTCTCCCGAACCGGCCGACGGATGGCCGCCCGCGAACGCTCGAGGCGCGAGGAACGCGTCGTCGTCCTCGGTTACGACGGGGCCACGGACCCCGTCCTCGCGGAACTGATCGACCGCGCCCCGGTCGTCGTCGTGACCGACGACGAGACGCAGGCAACCCGACTCGAGAACGCCGACGTCGCGGTCCACCGCGGCGACCCGACCGACGAGGCGACGCTCCGGGATCTCGACCTCGCGGACGCCGCCGCGGTCGTCGCCGCGACGGGCGACGAGGCGCGAACGCTGTACGCCGTCGTCGCCGCCCGCGACGTCGAACCGGAGGCCTACGTCGTCGCGCTCGCAGCGGATGGCAACGTCGACGCGCTCGAGCGCGTCGGTGCCGACGTCGCCATCGATCCCTGGGAACTGCTCGGGACGGCGACCGTGGACGCGGCGCTCGGGGCGGACGACGAGTGA